The following DNA comes from Oceanispirochaeta sp..
GTTTGGCTTCCCATGCAAAAGGGGTCATTTCAATCAGGTTTTGATATGTTTCACCATGATCAAAGCACAGGTCAAAATGTAATTTTTTCTCTGAAATTAGTGTAAACCCCATCAGTTCTTTAGGGGGATCATGTTGTCTTGCTTCCCTGTAAATCTTCTCTTTGAGCTCATAGAGGTGATTCGGTCCAGGCAATACCCGGATAAAACAGCCCTGCTTTTTTAAAATCCGAAGAATTTCCAAAGCCTTGACTGGTGAAAATATAGAATAGACGGCAACACAGCTATTGTCAGATAGAGGAATATTTGCACTGCTTGCAACAGCAAAATCAGATTTAATTTTAATGTCCTTTTTAGCTCCGGCGGCAGCCAGTTTTACACCCTTTTTAGCAATATCTATCCCTTTATATTGAAAAGAAGAACCCAGGGAATTGGAAAGCACTCTCAAGTAGTGTCCTTCACCGCAACCACAATCGAGGATTGTTCCTTTACTGATCCCATTCTCACTCAAGTAGAATTTGAATAATTGGACTATTTCATCTTGAAGTGGTTTAAAGTAGTTCCCTTCAAGAAACGACGATCTGGCCATAAGCATTTTATCGTTATCACCAGGGTTTTTACTTGATTTTTGATTGGCCAGGAGCAGGTTGGAATAACCCTGTTTTGCTATATCAAAAGTATGATTGTTCTCGCATTTATAATAGGATGAGAATTCCTGCAGCGGTAATCTACATTTCGGACAGGCCCAGTTCAAATGATCTCCTAACAAAGTACAGTGCTCTTGCACCCGGTACGGTCCTATCATAAATATTTTATTCGGTATCATCAAGGATG
Coding sequences within:
- a CDS encoding putative RNA methyltransferase, producing MNWACPKCRLPLQEFSSYYKCENNHTFDIAKQGYSNLLLANQKSSKNPGDNDKMLMARSSFLEGNYFKPLQDEIVQLFKFYLSENGISKGTILDCGCGEGHYLRVLSNSLGSSFQYKGIDIAKKGVKLAAAGAKKDIKIKSDFAVASSANIPLSDNSCVAVYSIFSPVKALEILRILKKQGCFIRVLPGPNHLYELKEKIYREARQHDPPKELMGFTLISEKKLHFDLCFDHGETYQNLIEMTPFAWEAKLKSNGNSLFTIGDKITADFNIQVMRTTESLL